Proteins found in one Gemmatimonadota bacterium genomic segment:
- a CDS encoding tetratricopeptide repeat protein, producing the protein AGSDAHAWFLGMKPRCNTVEVETALRSSAPPQGWEGQGFAAACLALAGRTDDARERLAGLDADARWRAAGIVFDIGHPVADAGDDISAAPIMELVVEFWPNHYMALYHAGAARFELGQLAAARPYLESFLREYGVEDGWTGSARRMLEEMEP; encoded by the coding sequence CGCGGGCTCGGATGCCCATGCGTGGTTCCTGGGCATGAAGCCTCGCTGCAACACGGTCGAGGTGGAGACCGCGCTACGATCGAGCGCTCCTCCGCAGGGGTGGGAGGGACAGGGCTTCGCGGCCGCCTGCCTGGCGCTGGCCGGACGCACCGACGATGCGCGCGAACGACTCGCCGGCCTGGATGCCGACGCACGGTGGAGGGCCGCGGGAATTGTCTTCGACATAGGGCATCCGGTCGCAGACGCGGGAGACGACATCTCCGCCGCACCCATCATGGAGCTGGTGGTGGAGTTCTGGCCCAACCACTACATGGCGCTGTACCACGCGGGCGCGGCCCGCTTCGAGCTGGGTCAGCTGGCCGCGGCGCGGCCCTATCTCGAGTCGTTCCTGCGGGAGTACGGAGTCGAGGACGGCTGGACCGGGAGCGCTCGACGGATGCTGGAGGAGATGGAACCCTAG
- the mutY gene encoding A/G-specific adenine glycosylase → MNGSEPLAPLRRALLAFYDATRRELPWRGTDDPYRVWVSEIMLQQTRVETVIPYFERWLERFPTLSSLAAADVDDVLPIWKGLGYYSRARNLHRAAQAVRDRHGGVIPRDAVALRDLPGVGRYTAGAVASIAFGVPEPVVDGNVRRVLSRLFDLEAPDESELWAAAEALLDRRRPGDFNQALMELGATVCTPRAPSCDACPLAFRCAALERGTVALRPPPRKRGPVPHLHYLSLVVWTDEGRTVLVQRPDEGLLARMWEFPAREMVAVPERCRSALPAVDHQFSHLKATYHPLLVQLERPEVDPRAVLAGLGHSAASARWVTLAEAEGLALPVAQQKIARSVAEHMRNR, encoded by the coding sequence GTGAACGGTTCCGAACCACTGGCACCGCTGCGGCGGGCCCTGCTCGCTTTCTACGACGCCACCCGGCGGGAGCTGCCTTGGCGCGGCACGGATGATCCCTACCGGGTGTGGGTGTCGGAGATCATGCTCCAACAGACGCGGGTCGAGACCGTCATCCCCTACTTCGAGCGCTGGTTGGAGCGCTTCCCCACGCTCTCGTCGCTGGCCGCGGCCGACGTCGACGACGTGCTGCCGATCTGGAAGGGGCTGGGCTACTACTCCAGAGCGCGCAACCTGCATCGGGCCGCCCAGGCGGTGCGCGACCGTCACGGCGGCGTCATCCCCCGCGATGCCGTCGCTCTACGCGACCTGCCGGGAGTGGGGCGCTACACTGCGGGCGCCGTAGCGAGCATCGCGTTCGGGGTGCCCGAGCCGGTCGTGGACGGGAATGTACGGCGTGTGTTGTCTCGCCTGTTCGACCTGGAGGCGCCCGACGAGTCCGAGCTGTGGGCGGCCGCCGAAGCCTTGCTCGATCGCCGACGCCCCGGCGACTTCAATCAGGCGCTCATGGAGCTGGGTGCCACCGTATGCACGCCACGCGCTCCGAGCTGTGACGCGTGTCCGCTGGCCTTTCGCTGTGCGGCACTCGAGCGGGGCACCGTGGCGCTGAGACCTCCGCCTCGAAAGCGCGGGCCGGTACCCCACCTCCACTACCTGAGCCTCGTCGTGTGGACGGATGAGGGCCGCACCGTCCTGGTGCAACGCCCCGACGAGGGGTTGCTGGCGCGCATGTGGGAGTTTCCGGCCCGCGAGATGGTGGCGGTCCCCGAGCGCTGCCGCAGCGCCCTTCCCGCGGTGGATCACCAGTTCAGTCACCTCAAGGCCACCTACCACCCGCTGCTGGTGCAGCTCGAGCGCCCCGAGGTGGACCCGCGAGCCGTGCTCGCCGGCTTGGGCCACTCCGCCGCGTCGGCGCGCTGGGTCACGCTGGCGGAAGCGGAGGGATTGGCGTTGCCCGTGGCCCAGCAGAAGATCGCGCGCTCCGTCGCGGAGCATATGCGCAATCGCTAG
- a CDS encoding VWA domain-containing protein codes for MRYTTYTKFKGGWADALNIEALLEHMADFLLDAGFAGGPHFHPYWGWSGTEDTDSTDALKRALLEALLKSGQLTPEMLAELRGEGEGDEAVRQQIAQLLDDLVQRLVEEGFITLGDGEPRVPGATYDVTGQGNIDEAREAAMSVNFDLTAKGMDFLGYRSLRRLLSAIGNADSGQHETTDLSTGVEVDAASRPYEFGDTLNLDIPATLKSAIQREGMGIPLALDYSDLQVMQTERRSSCATVLMLDISHSMVLYGEDRFAPAKKVALALSHLIRTQFPGDSLRVLTFGDRAQEIPLSQLSKAQVGPYHTNTAEGLELARRILLAQKKDMRQIIMITDGKPSALTLADGRIYTNSGGLDPQILRRTFREVAACRKAGILINTFMLARDPALVQFVQRVSEIARGKAYFTTTMTLGQYLMMDFLKGKGRRVG; via the coding sequence ATGCGCTATACCACCTACACCAAGTTCAAAGGCGGCTGGGCCGACGCGCTCAACATCGAGGCGCTGCTCGAGCACATGGCCGACTTCCTGTTGGATGCCGGCTTCGCCGGCGGGCCGCACTTCCACCCCTACTGGGGCTGGTCCGGCACGGAGGACACCGATTCCACCGACGCGCTCAAGCGGGCGCTGCTGGAAGCCCTGCTCAAGAGCGGCCAGCTGACGCCGGAGATGCTGGCCGAGCTCCGGGGAGAGGGCGAGGGAGACGAGGCCGTGCGCCAGCAGATCGCTCAGCTCCTGGACGACCTGGTCCAACGACTGGTGGAGGAGGGGTTCATCACCCTGGGGGACGGCGAGCCGCGGGTGCCGGGAGCCACCTACGACGTGACGGGCCAGGGCAACATCGACGAAGCCCGGGAAGCGGCCATGTCCGTCAACTTCGACCTGACCGCCAAAGGCATGGACTTCCTGGGCTATCGATCGCTCCGGAGGCTGTTGTCCGCCATCGGCAACGCCGACTCGGGCCAGCACGAGACCACGGACCTGTCCACTGGAGTGGAGGTCGACGCGGCCAGCCGACCCTACGAGTTCGGGGACACCCTCAACCTCGACATCCCGGCCACGCTCAAGAGCGCCATCCAGCGGGAAGGGATGGGCATCCCGCTGGCACTCGACTATTCGGACCTCCAGGTGATGCAGACCGAGCGGCGCTCCTCCTGCGCCACGGTGCTCATGCTGGACATCTCTCACTCCATGGTGCTCTACGGCGAGGATCGCTTCGCCCCCGCCAAGAAGGTGGCCCTGGCGCTCTCCCACCTGATCCGCACCCAGTTCCCGGGCGATTCCCTGCGCGTGCTCACGTTCGGCGACCGGGCGCAGGAGATCCCCCTGTCGCAGCTCTCCAAGGCCCAGGTGGGGCCCTACCACACCAACACGGCCGAAGGACTGGAGCTGGCCCGCCGCATCCTGCTCGCACAAAAGAAGGACATGCGGCAGATCATCATGATCACCGACGGCAAGCCCAGCGCGCTCACGTTGGCGGACGGGCGCATCTACACCAACTCGGGGGGCCTGGACCCCCAGATCCTCAGGCGCACCTTCCGGGAAGTGGCTGCCTGCCGGAAGGCCGGGATCCTGATCAACACGTTCATGTTGGCCCGAGACCCCGCGCTCGTGCAGTTCGTGCAGAGGGTCTCGGAGATCGCGCGTGGAAAGGCCTACTTCACCACCACCATGACGCTGGGCCAGTACCTCATGATGGACTTCCTCAAAGGGAAGGGCCGGCGGGTAGGGTAG
- a CDS encoding FAD-dependent oxidoreductase gives MKPTDVLSDPSYYHKVVDCQWACPAHTNVPEYIRLIAQGRFTDSYWLNRASNVFPGILGRTCDRPCEPACRRTRVDGKPVAICRLKRVAADHRDPGDDRRLPVPAVKNGKRIALVGAGPASLTVCNDLMPLGYECTVYEKLSRPGGLMRINIPSFRLPPEVLDSEIDLILDMGVDVRYETPIDSMKALLEEGYDAVFVGSGAPKGKELELPGRQEGAANIHIGIEWLANVHFQHIDRIGSRVLVIGVGNTAMDCCRSAKRLGGTDVKVMARRGRRQFKASPWELEDAEEEQVEIIENHSPKRFVIENGRLTGMEFEVVEWVKGDDGRTRMNVLDTVIIPADDVILAIGQDNAFPWIERDIGIEFGDWDMPVVDRTTFMCSRPGVFFGGDAAWGPENIIWAVEHGHQAAISIHQYCEGLSLTDRPPQGMNLYSTKMGMHEWTYSNNYDPAARAKMVHADLQARFQEMDLEVELGFNAEQTAHEVQRCLNCDIQTHFTASLCIECDACLDICPTNCLTITWNGEEEDLRGRLIAPTLHPEQEIYVSEGLPQTARVMVKDEDVCLHCGLCAERCPTAAWDMMKFELFYPHAATSSGLAHAAS, from the coding sequence ATGAAGCCCACCGACGTCCTGTCCGACCCGAGCTACTACCACAAGGTCGTCGATTGTCAGTGGGCCTGTCCGGCCCATACCAACGTTCCCGAGTACATCCGCCTGATCGCCCAGGGGCGCTTCACGGACTCGTACTGGCTCAACCGCGCCTCGAACGTCTTCCCGGGGATCCTGGGCCGTACCTGCGACCGACCCTGCGAGCCCGCGTGTCGCCGCACGCGAGTGGACGGCAAGCCGGTCGCCATCTGCAGGCTCAAGCGGGTGGCCGCCGACCACCGCGATCCAGGCGACGACCGCCGCTTGCCGGTGCCTGCCGTGAAGAACGGGAAGCGCATCGCGCTGGTGGGCGCGGGACCCGCTTCCCTGACGGTCTGCAACGACTTGATGCCGCTCGGCTACGAGTGCACCGTCTACGAGAAGCTCAGCCGTCCCGGGGGGCTGATGCGCATCAACATCCCCTCGTTCCGTCTCCCGCCCGAGGTCCTCGACAGCGAGATCGACCTGATCCTCGACATGGGAGTCGACGTGCGCTACGAGACGCCCATCGACAGCATGAAGGCACTGCTCGAAGAGGGCTACGACGCCGTGTTCGTCGGATCGGGTGCGCCCAAGGGCAAGGAGCTGGAGCTCCCCGGCCGGCAGGAGGGCGCGGCCAACATCCACATCGGCATCGAGTGGCTGGCCAACGTGCATTTCCAGCACATCGACCGGATCGGCTCTCGCGTGCTGGTGATCGGAGTGGGCAACACGGCCATGGACTGCTGTCGCTCGGCCAAGCGCCTGGGCGGCACGGACGTGAAGGTCATGGCCCGCCGCGGCCGCAGGCAGTTCAAGGCCTCCCCCTGGGAGTTGGAGGACGCCGAGGAGGAGCAGGTCGAGATCATCGAGAACCACTCGCCCAAGCGCTTCGTGATCGAGAACGGACGCCTGACCGGCATGGAGTTCGAGGTGGTCGAGTGGGTGAAGGGCGACGACGGGCGCACCCGCATGAACGTGCTGGACACGGTCATCATCCCCGCAGACGACGTGATCCTGGCCATCGGGCAAGACAACGCGTTCCCCTGGATCGAGCGCGACATCGGCATCGAGTTCGGCGACTGGGACATGCCGGTCGTGGACCGCACCACCTTCATGTGCTCGCGGCCAGGCGTATTCTTCGGGGGAGACGCCGCCTGGGGGCCGGAGAACATCATCTGGGCCGTGGAACACGGGCATCAGGCCGCCATCTCCATCCACCAGTATTGCGAGGGGCTCTCGCTGACGGATCGGCCACCGCAGGGCATGAACCTCTACAGCACCAAGATGGGCATGCACGAGTGGACGTATTCCAACAACTACGACCCCGCGGCCCGGGCCAAGATGGTGCACGCCGATCTGCAGGCGCGCTTCCAGGAGATGGATCTCGAGGTCGAGCTGGGCTTCAACGCCGAGCAGACCGCCCACGAAGTGCAACGCTGCCTGAATTGCGACATCCAGACGCACTTCACGGCGTCGCTGTGCATCGAATGCGACGCTTGCCTCGACATCTGCCCGACCAACTGCCTGACCATCACCTGGAACGGTGAGGAGGAGGACCTGCGCGGCCGCCTCATCGCGCCCACGCTCCATCCCGAGCAGGAGATCTACGTGTCCGAAGGGTTGCCACAGACGGCCCGCGTGATGGTCAAAGACGAGGACGTCTGCCTGCACTGCGGCCTTTGTGCCGAGCGCTGTCCGACCGCCGCCTGGGACATGATGAAGTTCGAGCTCTTCTACCCGCATGCTGCCACGAGCAGCGGATTGGCACACGCCGCCTCATGA
- a CDS encoding 2-oxoacid:acceptor oxidoreductase subunit alpha, translated as MTSSSPAPGRELRINDFAFKIGTVNGTGSASANGLLMQTIFRMGIPISGKNVFPSNIQGLPTWYEIRVNGRGRTARTPLFDLIVAMNPATYARDVAEVRNDGWLLHDSSWPMDPSLKREDVTFLGIPIGKMCVEHFQGARERILMKNIVYTGALAALFDMDMTVIQHLLEETFAKKKALLDSNFLAVRLGYEYAKEHFECPLPIRLQRLDETSDHIIIDGNTAAALGCVYAGATVGAWYPITPSTSLMDGFTRFCRQFRTDPETGEKNYAIIQAEDELSAAGMVIGANWAGARAFTPTSGPGISLMSEFIGLAYYAEVPSVFFNVQRTGPSTGMPTRTQQGDLMLCAYASHGDTKHIVLFPAHPGESFEMAVASFDLAERYQTPVFVVQDLDIGMNDWMVPRFRWDDSYRPDRGKVLNAEELEAAQNFYRYLDVDGDGIPYRTLPGVHPKGAYFTRGSGHDKYGRYTEDSDAYVEVVDRLRRKVEGAAEALPAPLVDHREGPGKARYGIVSIGACDGAAREALDQLRAEGMSVDYMRIRGFPFAASVEEFLHAHEVNFIVEQNRDAQLRSLLLLETETPRSKLVSVRYYGGLPMSCHHVVDGIHRHFYGDEAIEPLPIGGSRGVA; from the coding sequence ATGACCTCATCCAGCCCGGCTCCCGGCAGGGAGCTCCGCATCAACGACTTCGCGTTCAAGATCGGGACGGTCAACGGAACGGGCTCGGCCAGCGCCAATGGCCTGCTCATGCAGACGATCTTCCGCATGGGCATCCCGATCTCGGGAAAGAACGTATTCCCGTCCAACATCCAGGGCCTGCCCACCTGGTACGAGATCCGGGTCAACGGTCGGGGGCGCACGGCGCGCACTCCGCTCTTCGACCTGATCGTGGCCATGAACCCGGCCACGTACGCTCGGGACGTGGCCGAGGTGAGGAACGACGGCTGGCTGCTGCACGATTCCTCGTGGCCGATGGATCCCAGCCTGAAGCGGGAGGACGTGACCTTCCTGGGCATCCCCATCGGCAAGATGTGCGTCGAGCACTTCCAGGGTGCGCGCGAGCGCATCCTGATGAAGAACATCGTCTACACGGGGGCGCTGGCCGCGCTCTTCGACATGGACATGACGGTCATCCAGCACCTGCTGGAGGAGACCTTCGCCAAGAAGAAGGCGCTGCTGGACTCGAATTTCCTGGCTGTGCGCCTGGGCTACGAGTACGCCAAGGAGCACTTCGAGTGTCCGCTGCCCATCCGCCTGCAGCGGTTGGACGAGACCTCCGACCACATCATCATCGACGGCAACACGGCCGCGGCGCTGGGGTGCGTCTACGCGGGTGCGACGGTGGGCGCCTGGTATCCCATCACGCCCTCCACGTCGCTGATGGACGGCTTCACGCGCTTCTGCAGGCAGTTCCGCACCGATCCGGAGACCGGTGAGAAGAACTACGCCATCATCCAGGCCGAGGATGAGCTGTCCGCGGCAGGGATGGTGATCGGCGCCAACTGGGCGGGCGCACGGGCCTTCACGCCGACCAGCGGACCCGGCATCTCGTTGATGAGCGAGTTCATCGGCCTGGCCTACTACGCCGAGGTGCCCTCCGTCTTCTTCAACGTCCAGCGCACGGGGCCCTCCACCGGGATGCCCACGCGCACGCAACAGGGCGACCTGATGCTCTGTGCCTACGCGTCCCACGGGGACACCAAGCACATCGTGCTCTTCCCGGCCCATCCCGGTGAGAGCTTCGAGATGGCCGTGGCCTCCTTCGATCTGGCCGAGCGCTACCAAACCCCGGTGTTCGTGGTCCAGGACCTGGATATCGGCATGAACGACTGGATGGTGCCGCGCTTCCGCTGGGACGACAGCTACCGGCCCGATCGCGGCAAGGTGCTGAACGCCGAGGAGCTGGAGGCCGCCCAGAACTTCTACCGCTATCTGGACGTGGATGGGGACGGCATTCCCTACCGCACCCTGCCCGGTGTCCACCCCAAGGGGGCGTACTTCACGCGTGGCTCGGGGCACGACAAATACGGCCGCTACACCGAGGACTCGGACGCCTACGTCGAGGTGGTGGATCGCCTGCGCCGCAAGGTGGAGGGGGCGGCCGAGGCGCTGCCGGCACCCCTGGTCGATCACCGGGAAGGCCCGGGGAAGGCCCGCTACGGGATCGTCTCGATCGGAGCCTGCGATGGTGCCGCCCGGGAGGCCCTGGACCAGCTGCGCGCCGAGGGGATGTCCGTCGACTACATGCGGATCCGCGGCTTCCCCTTTGCCGCTTCGGTGGAGGAGTTCCTGCACGCGCACGAGGTCAACTTCATTGTCGAGCAGAACCGGGACGCGCAGCTGCGCTCCCTGCTGCTGCTGGAGACCGAGACGCCCCGTTCCAAGTTGGTCTCGGTACGGTACTACGGCGGACTGCCCATGAGCTGCCACCACGTCGTGGACGGCATCCACCGGCACTTCTATGGGGACGAAGCCATCGAGCCCCTTCCGATCGGCGGGTCGCGAGGAGTCGCATAG
- a CDS encoding 2-oxoacid:ferredoxin oxidoreductase subunit beta: MTYITKPKVHHPKLERNELGLTRRDYEGTISTLCAGCGHDSITAAIVQSFYELSIPPHRVAKLSGIGCSAKTPAYFVKEAHGFNSVHGRMPSVATGAIAANRDLVYIGISGDGDSLSIGLGQFCHAIRRGIDMLYVLENNGVYGLTKGQFSASADIGTKSKRGEANTQSPIDPVLVAMQLGATYVARGFSGDKAQLVPLLKAGLSHQGFAFIDVISPCVTFNDHVGSTKSYRYTREHLHDLVPVDFVPLKSSIEKEQQDAGVTEIAMHDGSIVRFRKVGDDYDPTDRVKAMGRYEELTAAGEVVTGLLYVNTEGDDFHAQNHTTAAPLVDLPYEKLCPGSAALDRLMENYR, translated from the coding sequence ATGACCTACATCACCAAGCCCAAGGTCCATCACCCGAAGCTGGAGCGGAACGAGCTCGGGCTGACCCGGCGGGACTATGAAGGCACCATCTCCACGCTGTGCGCGGGGTGTGGCCACGACTCCATCACGGCCGCCATCGTGCAATCCTTCTACGAGCTGAGCATTCCGCCGCACCGCGTGGCCAAGCTCTCGGGCATCGGGTGCTCCGCCAAGACGCCGGCCTACTTCGTCAAGGAAGCGCACGGCTTCAACAGCGTGCATGGCCGCATGCCGTCGGTAGCCACTGGCGCCATCGCCGCCAACCGGGATCTGGTCTACATCGGTATCTCCGGGGACGGGGACTCGTTGTCCATCGGATTGGGGCAGTTCTGTCACGCCATCCGCCGCGGCATCGACATGCTCTACGTGCTGGAGAACAACGGCGTCTACGGCCTCACCAAGGGTCAGTTTTCGGCCTCCGCGGACATCGGCACCAAATCCAAGCGCGGAGAGGCCAACACGCAGTCGCCTATCGACCCCGTGTTGGTGGCCATGCAACTGGGCGCCACCTACGTGGCCCGAGGCTTCTCCGGCGACAAGGCGCAGCTGGTCCCTCTGCTCAAGGCGGGCCTGAGCCACCAGGGCTTCGCCTTCATCGATGTGATCTCGCCCTGCGTGACCTTCAACGACCACGTCGGGTCCACCAAGAGCTACCGCTACACGCGCGAACACCTGCACGACCTGGTGCCGGTCGACTTCGTGCCGCTCAAGAGCAGCATCGAGAAGGAGCAGCAGGACGCGGGTGTGACGGAGATCGCCATGCACGACGGCAGCATCGTGCGCTTCCGCAAGGTGGGCGACGACTACGACCCCACCGATCGCGTGAAAGCCATGGGACGCTACGAGGAGCTCACGGCTGCGGGAGAGGTGGTCACCGGACTGCTGTACGTGAATACGGAGGGCGACGACTTCCACGCCCAGAACCACACCACTGCCGCACCCCTGGTGGACCTCCCCTACGAGAAGCTCTGCCCGGGAAGCGCGGCGCTCGACCGCCTGATGGAGAACTACCGCTGA
- a CDS encoding PhzF family phenazine biosynthesis protein: MAFAQADAFTDVPFAGNPAAVCLPEGPLPAGLMQSIAAEMNLSETAFPEPPNPEGVRRLRWFTPALEVDLCGHATLAAAHVLYERGAAAPLVFETRSGRLTVHREPDGQLRMDFPAVPTEKAAAPAGLLEALGVPAATATARGPAGQYWLVEVEREAQVRALKPDYSALARLDLGGRIGVAVTAPGNEVDFVSRFFAPWAGIDEDPVTGSAHCMMAPWWAERLGKGTMSARQISPRGGSLEVRALGERVHLVGRAVTVAEGKLRVR, translated from the coding sequence ATCGCGTTCGCCCAGGCGGACGCGTTCACCGACGTGCCCTTCGCGGGCAACCCGGCCGCCGTGTGCCTGCCGGAGGGGCCGCTCCCCGCGGGGCTGATGCAGAGCATCGCCGCCGAGATGAACCTCTCGGAGACCGCTTTCCCCGAGCCTCCGAACCCGGAAGGCGTGCGTCGCCTGCGCTGGTTCACACCCGCCCTGGAAGTGGACCTGTGCGGGCACGCCACCCTGGCCGCGGCGCACGTGCTGTACGAGCGGGGCGCCGCGGCGCCGCTGGTGTTCGAGACCCGCAGCGGGCGGCTCACCGTGCACCGGGAACCGGACGGCCAGCTGCGCATGGACTTCCCCGCGGTACCCACCGAGAAAGCCGCCGCTCCGGCCGGTCTCCTGGAGGCGTTGGGGGTGCCCGCTGCCACGGCCACGGCGCGCGGTCCGGCCGGCCAGTACTGGTTGGTGGAGGTGGAGCGCGAAGCGCAGGTCCGGGCCCTGAAGCCCGACTACAGCGCGCTGGCGCGACTCGATCTGGGCGGACGCATCGGCGTGGCGGTCACGGCACCGGGGAACGAGGTGGACTTCGTATCGCGGTTCTTCGCGCCCTGGGCCGGCATCGACGAGGACCCCGTCACCGGCTCCGCGCATTGCATGATGGCACCGTGGTGGGCGGAGCGGCTGGGGAAGGGCACGATGAGCGCCCGCCAGATCTCCCCGCGCGGGGGCTCCCTGGAGGTGCGCGCACTGGGAGAGCGCGTGCACCTGGTGGGTCGTGCCGTCACTGTGGCGGAGGGGAAGCTCCGCGTGCGTTGA
- a CDS encoding aldo/keto reductase yields MSQPVPPFTPPPLIVGAWQLSEGHHANGPAGAEALDEFLEVIAYGVTTFDCADIYTGVEELLGEVRRRTHQRMGSEVGRALRFHTKLVPDRSALAHVDRGYVERIVDRSLTRLGVERLDLVQLAWWDYEVPGVEQVAGWLDEQRRAGKIEHVGATNFDVPHLERIVAADVPLVAHQVQYSPLDRRPERGMTAWAEAQDVRLLCYGTLAGGFLTDAWLGRPDPAAGGLAAARALPNRSLTKYRLVIEELGGWDAFQSILDLLRRVADRHGATLAQVALKWVLDRAESASVIVGMSRPHRIRECQGALTLRTRAEDWMELEALLQELGTLTGDCFGLEREADSPHARIMRYDLNRVE; encoded by the coding sequence GTGAGCCAGCCTGTGCCTCCGTTCACGCCGCCTCCGCTCATCGTCGGCGCCTGGCAGCTTTCAGAGGGGCACCACGCGAATGGGCCCGCCGGAGCGGAGGCACTCGACGAGTTCCTGGAGGTGATCGCCTACGGCGTGACCACCTTCGATTGTGCCGACATCTACACGGGCGTCGAGGAGCTTCTGGGTGAGGTGCGCCGGCGCACCCACCAGCGGATGGGCTCCGAGGTGGGGCGGGCGCTGCGCTTCCACACCAAGCTGGTTCCGGACCGCTCGGCCCTGGCGCATGTCGATCGCGGCTATGTGGAGCGCATCGTGGATCGCTCCCTCACGAGGCTCGGCGTGGAACGGCTCGACCTGGTGCAACTGGCCTGGTGGGACTACGAGGTGCCCGGCGTCGAACAGGTCGCAGGCTGGTTGGACGAGCAGCGACGGGCGGGCAAGATCGAACATGTGGGCGCGACCAACTTCGATGTGCCGCATCTCGAGCGTATCGTGGCCGCCGACGTTCCCCTGGTTGCCCACCAGGTGCAGTACTCGCCGCTCGACCGGAGACCGGAGCGCGGCATGACCGCCTGGGCGGAGGCGCAGGATGTGCGCCTGTTGTGCTACGGCACGCTGGCCGGTGGCTTCCTCACCGACGCCTGGCTGGGGCGGCCCGATCCGGCAGCGGGTGGCCTCGCGGCTGCGCGTGCGCTACCCAACCGCTCGCTCACCAAGTACCGGCTGGTCATCGAGGAGTTGGGCGGGTGGGACGCCTTCCAGTCTATCCTCGACCTGCTGCGGCGGGTCGCGGACCGGCACGGTGCCACCCTCGCCCAGGTCGCTCTCAAGTGGGTGCTCGACCGCGCCGAATCCGCCTCCGTGATCGTGGGCATGAGTCGCCCGCACCGGATCCGGGAGTGTCAGGGCGCACTCACGCTCCGGACCAGGGCGGAAGACTGGATGGAGCTGGAGGCCTTGCTGCAGGAGCTGGGCACCCTGACCGGGGATTGCTTCGGGCTGGAGCGTGAGGCGGACAGCCCCCACGCACGCATCATGCGCTACGATCTGAACCGGGTAGAGTAG
- a CDS encoding TIGR04076 family protein — translation MKPTGDEFELWDLRVEVVGKPEDMVCNHHPGDFFELSGENLSLPPGQSFPLYPLAALLPLLPAKQRDTHPHDWMTTDTEIACPDPHCGARFRIMRTARRTFRHAEVTRVPLDPA, via the coding sequence ATGAAACCGACGGGCGACGAGTTCGAGCTCTGGGATCTGCGCGTGGAGGTGGTGGGGAAGCCCGAAGACATGGTGTGCAATCACCATCCCGGTGATTTCTTCGAGCTTTCGGGAGAGAACCTGAGCCTGCCGCCCGGCCAGTCCTTCCCCCTCTACCCCCTGGCGGCCTTGCTGCCGCTGCTTCCGGCCAAGCAGCGCGATACGCACCCCCACGACTGGATGACCACCGACACCGAGATCGCGTGTCCGGACCCGCACTGCGGTGCGCGTTTCCGCATCATGCGCACGGCCCGGCGCACGTTTCGTCACGCCGAGGTCACCAGAGTGCCCCTGGATCCTGCGTGA